A genomic region of Paenibacillus sp. PL2-23 contains the following coding sequences:
- a CDS encoding endospore germination permease, which produces MQQIGKSQLAILIMLFMIGSTPLFELGIKAKQDSWIAMTVAATVGLILLVLYIRLQKRAPSVGIADLYKFHFGRYIGGAVGVIQAMWFAYESMRNVRDFGELTTMALLGFTPKWIIMLIILLVSAYTASKGVEVFVRVVQLLLPVVVISYGLLILLVFSSGLVKLGRLLPMMENGPMPIVQAVFPDLLSFPFGQMVVMLVFWSLVKEKNLIGPASYKAYLIVSAFLVGMNMLIMCVLGPQLSALTALPLLQVVQLVRLANFLERLDIIVTLLLYTGLYVKITTLFIASILTVNAVTGISQRSLVFPIGAFIYGMSFLEPNNTYHIWIGLDITLKIVPLFQIVLPLAMLVVGIRKRYRAEAAEGLRSLQAEK; this is translated from the coding sequence ATGCAGCAAATAGGCAAAAGCCAGCTGGCCATTCTCATCATGTTGTTTATGATTGGCAGCACGCCGCTATTCGAGCTGGGCATTAAGGCCAAGCAGGATTCGTGGATTGCGATGACCGTTGCGGCGACAGTGGGACTGATTCTGCTGGTCTTGTATATCCGGCTGCAGAAGCGGGCTCCCAGTGTCGGGATCGCGGATTTGTACAAGTTCCACTTCGGCCGATATATTGGCGGAGCCGTGGGAGTGATTCAAGCCATGTGGTTCGCGTATGAATCCATGCGGAACGTGCGCGACTTCGGTGAGCTGACAACGATGGCGCTGCTCGGATTTACGCCGAAATGGATCATTATGCTTATTATATTGCTTGTCAGCGCGTATACGGCGAGCAAGGGCGTCGAGGTATTCGTGCGAGTCGTCCAGCTGCTCCTGCCTGTAGTCGTCATCAGCTACGGATTGCTTATTTTGCTCGTATTCTCCAGCGGTCTGGTGAAGCTTGGGCGGCTCCTGCCGATGATGGAGAACGGTCCCATGCCGATTGTGCAGGCGGTGTTCCCGGATTTGCTCTCGTTCCCCTTCGGACAGATGGTCGTTATGCTGGTGTTCTGGAGTCTGGTCAAGGAGAAGAACCTGATAGGGCCCGCATCGTATAAAGCCTATCTGATCGTATCCGCGTTTCTAGTCGGGATGAATATGCTCATTATGTGTGTGCTGGGACCCCAGCTGTCCGCGCTGACGGCGCTGCCTCTGCTGCAGGTCGTGCAGCTTGTGCGGCTGGCGAACTTCCTGGAGCGGCTTGATATTATTGTAACCTTGCTCCTGTACACCGGCTTATATGTCAAAATAACAACGCTGTTCATCGCCTCCATCTTAACGGTTAACGCGGTAACGGGCATTTCGCAGCGCAGCCTGGTATTCCCGATTGGGGCGTTCATCTATGGCATGAGCTTCCTGGAGCCTAACAATACGTACCACATCTGGATCGGGCTCGACATTACCCTTAAGATTGTGCCCCTGTTCCAGATTGTGCTTCCACTCGCGATGCTTGTTGTTGGCATTCGAAAGCGGTATCGCGCGGAGGCGGCCGAAGGGCTGAGAAGCCTGCAGGCGGAAAAATAA